The following proteins come from a genomic window of Pirellula staleyi DSM 6068:
- a CDS encoding sugar phosphate nucleotidyltransferase, with product MLHALIMAGGAGTRFWPLSRHERPKQLLQLAGERTMIQMAVDRLAGLLPPSRVSIITAAHLVEPIRQQLPELPSGSILGEPCKRDTAPCVGLGAMLAAKNDPDATLVVMPADHLIEPVAAFRTAVASAAALVDEQPERIVTFGIRPTFPAETFGYIERGAPVPTVPADRPPSFEVVQFREKPARSIAEQYLETGNFYWNSGIFVWKAKTILAAIEKYDPKMYAHLVPIAAAFGTPEFQSVFESKFSEIKGRSIDFTVLEHYQPVVVVEAPFVWNDVGSWQSLAATHGTDAEGNTLIGKQIAIRSQGNVVYTTDDHLVAILGIDDCIVVHTPDATLVASKHEEEAVREIVKKLGEKSWKEHL from the coding sequence ATGCTGCACGCTTTGATCATGGCCGGTGGCGCTGGAACACGTTTCTGGCCCCTCAGTCGACACGAGCGTCCCAAACAGCTTTTGCAGCTGGCAGGGGAGCGCACGATGATTCAAATGGCGGTCGATCGTCTGGCGGGACTCCTCCCACCCAGCCGCGTCAGCATCATCACCGCCGCTCATTTGGTGGAGCCGATTCGGCAGCAACTTCCTGAGCTTCCCAGCGGCAGCATTCTCGGCGAACCGTGCAAGCGCGACACCGCTCCTTGTGTGGGGCTCGGCGCGATGCTCGCCGCGAAAAACGATCCCGATGCCACCTTGGTGGTGATGCCAGCCGATCATCTGATCGAACCTGTGGCAGCCTTTCGCACCGCAGTTGCGTCAGCCGCCGCGCTTGTCGACGAGCAGCCCGAGCGAATCGTCACGTTTGGAATTCGCCCCACCTTCCCGGCTGAAACCTTCGGCTACATCGAGCGTGGCGCCCCCGTTCCCACGGTCCCGGCCGATCGTCCCCCGAGCTTCGAAGTGGTCCAGTTCCGCGAAAAGCCAGCCCGCAGCATTGCCGAGCAGTATCTCGAAACCGGCAATTTCTACTGGAACAGCGGCATTTTTGTTTGGAAGGCGAAGACGATCCTCGCAGCGATCGAGAAATACGACCCGAAGATGTACGCGCATCTTGTGCCGATTGCCGCAGCCTTCGGCACCCCCGAATTCCAATCGGTCTTCGAATCGAAATTCAGCGAGATCAAAGGGCGGAGCATCGATTTCACCGTCCTCGAGCACTATCAGCCAGTGGTTGTGGTCGAAGCACCGTTTGTTTGGAACGATGTCGGCAGCTGGCAATCCCTTGCCGCCACGCACGGCACCGACGCCGAGGGGAACACCCTCATCGGCAAACAGATCGCCATCCGCTCGCAAGGGAATGTGGTGTACACGACTGATGACCACTTGGTCGCGATCCTCGGCATCGACGACTGCATTGTCGTGCACACCCCCGATGCCACACTCGTCGCTAGCAAGCACGAGGAAGAAGCGGTGCGCGAAATCGTGAAAAAACTCGGCGAAAAGAGCTGGAAAGAGCATCTCTAA
- a CDS encoding sigma-70 family RNA polymerase sigma factor — MAGEQVSSLDFDAIVRDTQSHIRAYIAGMGVPRHDVDDIAQDVYVELYRFFDRVPAEVEMKQWLKGIARNLSLNYFRKTSRKSRLQREALVELFLRAEQDGSPGFAELPMRGALDKCYDKLTADSRRLLALKYEQELSSSAMAERLSSTAEAVRVALFRVRATLKDCISRSLASQKS; from the coding sequence ATGGCGGGCGAGCAGGTTTCGAGCCTCGATTTCGATGCGATCGTTCGCGATACGCAGTCGCATATCAGGGCCTATATCGCGGGAATGGGTGTGCCACGGCACGACGTCGACGACATCGCCCAAGATGTGTACGTCGAGCTCTATCGCTTTTTCGACCGGGTTCCAGCCGAAGTCGAAATGAAACAGTGGCTCAAAGGGATTGCCCGTAATCTGTCGCTCAACTATTTCCGCAAAACGAGTCGCAAGAGTCGTTTGCAGCGGGAGGCTTTGGTCGAGCTCTTTTTGCGAGCCGAGCAGGATGGAAGTCCTGGGTTCGCGGAACTGCCGATGCGCGGTGCGCTCGACAAGTGCTACGACAAGCTGACAGCCGACAGCCGACGGCTGCTGGCGCTCAAGTACGAGCAAGAGCTCTCGAGCAGTGCGATGGCCGAGCGTTTGAGCAGCACCGCTGAAGCAGTGCGCGTCGCCTTGTTCCGTGTCCGTGCGACCCTGAAAGACTGCATTTCGCGGAGCCTCGCCAGTCAGAAGTCGTGA
- the ruvX gene encoding Holliday junction resolvase RuvX: MRRDEVRGRLIGVDYGTVRIGLAITDPEQKFASPLDNYTRRGGQADARYFQRVAQEERAAAWVVGLPVHTTGSESQKSTEARQFAKQLEELTKLPVFLFDERFTSADAEEMLIAAGMSRKERKSHLDKLAAQILLSAFLRSEAPELPPRALDD, translated from the coding sequence ATGCGACGCGATGAGGTGCGAGGGCGATTGATTGGGGTCGACTACGGCACAGTCCGGATTGGTCTGGCGATCACCGATCCCGAACAAAAGTTTGCCAGCCCGCTGGATAACTATACCCGCCGCGGTGGTCAGGCCGACGCGCGCTACTTTCAGCGTGTCGCCCAGGAAGAACGGGCCGCCGCCTGGGTCGTGGGACTTCCGGTCCACACCACCGGAAGCGAGAGCCAGAAATCGACCGAGGCACGCCAGTTCGCCAAACAGCTCGAGGAACTCACCAAGCTGCCGGTCTTTTTGTTCGACGAACGGTTCACCTCAGCAGATGCTGAAGAGATGCTAATTGCCGCCGGAATGAGCCGCAAAGAACGCAAGTCGCATCTCGATAAACTAGCCGCCCAGATCTTGCTCTCCGCCTTCCTCCGGTCCGAAGCTCCCGAGCTTCCCCCGCGAGCCCTCGACGACTAA
- a CDS encoding LamG-like jellyroll fold domain-containing protein gives MGTSPTSSPHQPEFALLRDRFIENPAGLADAELDRLIALLREEPARAVELREQLMVGDLLGQKLGIDRKKFLAQVNQRIGDFERGEQEIYDQVADLRALAEAELERPPAPPPQSVWIKTFAVLAAILLLGITVGVVQYLPANSRQVAVVEAAVGDVKVTRGAESLAVTPGLVISTGDTIAVADNSSLRLKYGNNLQRNTWTYVNVAGGSQIQIDADPKTQAKRVVIERGDLFADVAAQRQGAPMIFTTPHALATVLGTQLRLVVEGDATRLDVTEGVVQFTHKSAGKSYAVEARKFGVASENSLTMRDLQWPEDRTDVAFLFEGADRETIVRNPENNNFWENPLESKLAASVTNSSSLLLAGGSFQSADAGRDIASVLRGAGKFSLEISLAADQSRLVTPGIIMAMLEPGGGKNFSLEQQGAELMLYLRTTGVAAEQAVNLGAIEADVPTHLAITYESGNLVWYRNGSFAGSTKEITGDLKNWGDGTLIFGSDLTGMRTWRGVISIAAIYSRNLDARQLARNELDSRVLHGHKLSTECWTNFLPRSDDDQTRLENAPRSMWKPTEAGVSATTADAVFMTLPSPKGSVVDARCDFISRVEPYEVHWNWTLEGEPLEVILRQGGDDELLYSGELAECQPVADQGLLPQLVASEPIYMELLIHPEMDSVVLEVLVNGQSRLLAHLPLSGMTPGKPFTGGQDPLKIVFPQGRVDVQSLKMRDNSPLFAP, from the coding sequence ATGGGCACGAGCCCCACTTCATCGCCTCACCAACCCGAGTTCGCCCTGCTGCGCGATCGGTTCATCGAGAACCCCGCCGGTCTTGCTGACGCCGAACTCGATCGACTGATTGCGCTGCTGCGCGAAGAGCCAGCGCGGGCTGTCGAGCTGCGCGAGCAACTGATGGTGGGAGATCTCCTGGGGCAAAAGCTCGGGATCGATCGCAAAAAATTCCTGGCTCAAGTGAATCAGCGGATCGGCGACTTCGAACGAGGCGAGCAAGAGATCTACGACCAAGTAGCCGATCTGCGGGCGCTTGCGGAAGCCGAACTCGAGCGTCCCCCTGCTCCACCGCCACAGTCGGTTTGGATCAAAACCTTTGCCGTGCTCGCCGCCATCTTGTTGCTGGGGATCACGGTGGGGGTGGTGCAGTATTTGCCAGCCAATTCACGTCAAGTTGCGGTGGTTGAAGCTGCTGTCGGCGATGTCAAAGTGACGCGTGGCGCCGAGTCGCTTGCCGTGACACCAGGCCTGGTGATTTCCACGGGCGACACGATCGCCGTAGCAGACAACAGCTCGCTGCGGCTGAAGTATGGCAACAATTTGCAGCGAAACACGTGGACCTATGTGAACGTCGCTGGTGGTTCGCAAATTCAAATCGATGCCGACCCGAAAACGCAGGCCAAACGTGTGGTGATCGAGCGCGGTGATCTGTTTGCCGATGTCGCCGCGCAGCGCCAAGGTGCGCCGATGATCTTCACCACGCCGCACGCGCTCGCCACCGTGCTCGGCACGCAGCTTCGCTTGGTGGTGGAAGGGGATGCCACACGCCTCGACGTCACCGAAGGTGTGGTGCAGTTCACGCACAAGAGCGCCGGGAAATCGTATGCCGTCGAAGCGCGAAAGTTTGGTGTCGCTAGCGAAAACAGCCTCACGATGCGCGATCTCCAGTGGCCCGAGGATCGTACCGATGTGGCGTTCCTCTTCGAAGGTGCCGATCGCGAAACGATTGTCCGGAATCCCGAAAACAACAACTTCTGGGAGAACCCGCTCGAATCCAAACTGGCCGCTTCGGTCACCAATTCCAGCAGTTTGCTCCTCGCCGGCGGTTCATTTCAGTCGGCCGATGCTGGGCGCGATATTGCTTCGGTACTCCGCGGCGCAGGAAAGTTTTCCCTCGAAATTTCACTCGCCGCCGATCAATCGCGACTCGTCACACCCGGGATCATCATGGCGATGCTCGAGCCGGGTGGTGGCAAAAACTTTTCGCTCGAGCAGCAAGGTGCCGAGCTGATGCTGTACCTCCGCACCACTGGCGTTGCCGCCGAGCAGGCGGTGAATTTGGGGGCCATCGAAGCCGATGTCCCAACGCATCTGGCGATTACTTATGAAAGTGGCAATTTGGTGTGGTATCGCAACGGATCTTTCGCTGGCTCGACGAAAGAGATCACTGGCGATCTGAAGAACTGGGGCGATGGTACGCTTATCTTCGGCAGCGATTTGACCGGCATGCGAACTTGGCGAGGCGTGATTTCGATTGCGGCAATCTACAGCCGAAATCTTGATGCGCGTCAGCTGGCACGAAATGAACTCGATAGCCGCGTCCTCCATGGACACAAGTTGTCGACCGAATGCTGGACCAACTTTCTGCCGCGTAGCGACGACGATCAAACGCGGCTCGAGAATGCTCCGCGCTCGATGTGGAAGCCAACCGAGGCCGGTGTTTCTGCCACCACAGCCGACGCTGTTTTCATGACGCTCCCGAGCCCCAAGGGATCGGTGGTCGATGCTCGCTGCGACTTTATTTCACGCGTCGAGCCATACGAAGTCCACTGGAACTGGACGCTCGAAGGTGAGCCGCTCGAAGTGATTTTGCGACAAGGGGGGGACGACGAGTTGCTCTACAGCGGCGAGCTTGCGGAGTGTCAGCCGGTCGCCGATCAAGGTCTGCTGCCGCAATTAGTGGCGAGCGAGCCGATCTACATGGAACTGCTGATTCATCCCGAGATGGATAGCGTGGTGCTGGAAGTCCTGGTCAACGGACAGTCGCGCTTGCTGGCTCATCTGCCGCTGAGTGGCATGACGCCGGGCAAGCCGTTCACTGGCGGACAAGACCCGCTGAAGATCGTTTTTCCGCAAGGTCGCGTCGATGTCCAGTCGCTCAAGATGCGCGATAACAGCCCGCTCTTTGCGCCGTAA
- a CDS encoding MBL fold metallo-hydrolase: protein MLARKPIFPGVIETNFQAGEILGCNIYLVYDQSEWILIDIGFEDTVDEIIELIRQMDFPLGKCKMLIATHADVDHIQGLAKAKQVLKCPVFAHPLAVEPLESGDRLRTLAEIKPQKIDLAMPPVKIDGKLEDGDVISVGNLKLEVWRTPGHTDSQLAFRMGDILFSGDNIYRDGCVGAIDAHHGSDIPSFIKSLKRIRESDVTWLLPSHGPFFRKDNALLDQTIARLESYLHMADWGTCAVDWPLMVQFEKELAEGKLPE, encoded by the coding sequence ATGCTTGCCCGCAAGCCGATTTTCCCTGGTGTCATCGAAACCAATTTCCAAGCCGGAGAGATCCTCGGCTGCAATATCTATCTGGTTTACGACCAGTCGGAATGGATTCTGATCGACATCGGATTCGAAGATACCGTCGACGAGATCATCGAATTGATCCGCCAGATGGACTTTCCGCTCGGCAAATGCAAGATGCTGATCGCCACGCATGCCGACGTCGATCACATTCAGGGTCTAGCGAAAGCGAAACAGGTTCTGAAATGCCCCGTGTTTGCCCATCCACTGGCAGTGGAACCTCTCGAATCGGGCGATCGCTTGCGAACGCTCGCCGAGATTAAGCCGCAGAAGATCGACCTAGCAATGCCGCCGGTGAAGATCGATGGCAAGCTGGAAGATGGGGATGTGATTTCGGTGGGGAATCTGAAGCTGGAAGTGTGGCGCACCCCTGGTCACACCGATAGCCAACTCGCGTTCCGGATGGGAGATATCCTGTTCAGCGGCGACAACATCTATCGCGACGGCTGTGTCGGTGCGATCGATGCCCATCACGGTAGCGATATCCCGAGCTTCATCAAATCGCTGAAGCGGATTCGCGAGTCGGATGTCACTTGGCTGTTGCCAAGTCACGGCCCGTTCTTTCGGAAGGATAACGCGCTGCTCGACCAAACGATCGCGCGCCTCGAAAGCTACCTGCATATGGCCGACTGGGGAACCTGCGCGGTCGACTGGCCGCTGATGGTGCAGTTCGAAAAAGAACTCGCCGAAGGTAAGCTCCCCGAGTAG
- a CDS encoding PDZ domain-containing protein, which yields MKKLLLAFAVVVSPVVANLVVDTPRAMATERSHSRVLAAFRDVVTESTQSTVRIFCDGRKSAMGTVVSADGYVLTKASELRGKVECQLHDGRRMEAKIVGRDNGLDIAMLKIEAKDLKPVSFDGPSAPPVGSLLATPGIERDPLAIGILSVSPRNIPAPSGALGVQLDTSEDVARIEQVMPGSAAEKAGLQADDVITHVNEKSIKGRQEMVETIRGYMPGERVSLKVKRGKEELTISATLGSLATLVHGDRADFQNNLGGSLSTRRAGFVSVIQHDTVLRPSDCGGPLVDLDGRVIGINIARAGRVESYALTLEVVKPLLESLMSGNLAGPADKAKVDDKTAAEMPKEQQPTSQSVE from the coding sequence ATGAAAAAGTTGTTGCTCGCCTTTGCGGTGGTCGTCTCCCCAGTCGTAGCCAATCTTGTTGTCGACACGCCTCGGGCGATGGCAACCGAACGCTCGCATTCACGCGTCCTCGCCGCTTTTCGCGATGTCGTGACCGAATCGACGCAAAGCACGGTTCGCATTTTCTGCGATGGTCGCAAAAGTGCTATGGGAACCGTGGTGAGTGCCGATGGCTATGTCCTCACGAAGGCCAGCGAGCTGCGTGGCAAGGTGGAGTGCCAGCTGCATGATGGTCGGCGGATGGAGGCCAAGATTGTCGGGCGCGATAACGGCCTCGATATCGCGATGCTGAAAATCGAAGCCAAAGATCTCAAACCAGTTTCGTTCGACGGCCCCTCGGCTCCGCCGGTGGGCAGTTTGCTGGCGACCCCTGGTATCGAACGCGATCCCCTCGCGATTGGCATTTTGAGTGTGAGCCCACGCAACATCCCTGCCCCTTCGGGCGCACTGGGTGTGCAGCTCGACACGTCCGAAGATGTGGCCCGCATCGAACAAGTGATGCCCGGCTCAGCCGCTGAAAAAGCAGGCCTGCAAGCCGACGACGTCATCACCCACGTCAACGAAAAGTCGATCAAAGGTCGTCAAGAGATGGTGGAAACCATTCGGGGCTATATGCCTGGCGAACGGGTTTCGCTCAAAGTGAAGCGTGGCAAAGAAGAGCTGACGATTTCTGCTACGCTCGGCAGCCTCGCCACGCTGGTGCATGGTGATCGGGCCGATTTCCAGAACAACTTGGGTGGCTCGCTCAGCACGCGTCGCGCGGGGTTTGTGTCGGTCATCCAGCACGACACGGTTCTCCGTCCAAGTGACTGCGGTGGTCCTCTCGTCGACCTCGATGGCCGCGTGATTGGAATCAACATCGCCCGCGCTGGCCGGGTGGAAAGCTACGCCCTGACCCTCGAAGTGGTGAAGCCACTTTTGGAGTCCCTGATGTCGGGTAATTTGGCGGGCCCTGCTGACAAAGCGAAGGTCGACGATAAGACCGCCGCTGAGATGCCCAAAGAACAACAGCCGACTTCGCAGTCGGTTGAGTAA
- a CDS encoding DUF4404 family protein, which produces MIEKLKATVAELEAELSQVDSLDDETRALLQSAADDISRALADKPDAAVAATATQESPLLDAAANFEASHPNLAGIVRRLVDAMAQIGI; this is translated from the coding sequence GTGATTGAAAAATTAAAAGCAACGGTAGCCGAACTCGAAGCCGAGTTGTCGCAGGTCGATTCACTCGACGACGAAACGCGCGCTCTGCTGCAGTCGGCTGCCGATGATATCTCGCGAGCACTGGCAGATAAGCCCGATGCAGCTGTGGCAGCCACTGCAACGCAGGAATCGCCGCTGCTCGATGCTGCCGCCAACTTCGAAGCATCGCACCCGAATCTCGCCGGCATTGTGCGTCGTCTCGTCGACGCCATGGCCCAAATCGGAATCTGA
- a CDS encoding UTP--glucose-1-phosphate uridylyltransferase yields the protein MTSLAHSPRTWLPGPAHTLDRQTLALHLAPHGQEHLARFWDELSGTEKQQLGNQIDALDLALLAELREQGRQLLSSGVDSSAAQAQLFEALAARATAPPAMRLDGSGAIDRDQALAAGADLLTRGQVAMILVAGGLGSRLGFELPKGFYQLAPLSQRTLFDILISQLSSVERRYGQTIPLYIMTSPATDALTREFLEKNNYFGKPRTSVRIFCQNVMWALDEQWNRLLMSSPSSLFLGPDGHGGMLRALAESGCLADAEARGITQIFYGQIDNPLLQVCSELLLGSHVLAQSEMTTQVVEKRHPLERVGNVVEVDGKVQVIEYVDLPESAARATSADGRLKLWAGNLAVHVFDTAFLARANRDQTSLPFHFARKKVPTIDDSGAVVEPTSINAIRFERFIFDLLPAARKSLVVEADPAEAFAPVKNAEHEKTDTAATARAAMIAQARRWLEAAGAHVAPQVRVEIHPAFAATIDEVRARVKPGTVIDRDTYFSPSGAL from the coding sequence ATGACCTCGCTTGCCCACTCTCCGCGCACCTGGCTTCCCGGCCCAGCTCACACGCTCGACCGGCAGACGCTGGCCCTGCATTTGGCCCCTCATGGTCAGGAGCATTTGGCAAGATTTTGGGACGAACTAAGCGGCACCGAGAAGCAGCAACTCGGAAACCAAATCGATGCGCTCGATCTAGCGCTCTTGGCGGAACTGCGCGAGCAAGGTCGACAGCTGCTCTCATCGGGAGTCGATAGCAGCGCGGCCCAAGCACAGCTGTTTGAAGCGCTTGCCGCGCGAGCCACTGCGCCACCGGCGATGCGGCTCGATGGCTCGGGCGCCATCGATCGCGATCAGGCGCTCGCCGCTGGCGCCGACCTTTTGACGCGCGGCCAAGTGGCGATGATTCTCGTGGCAGGTGGTCTTGGTTCGCGACTCGGATTTGAACTCCCCAAAGGATTCTATCAGCTCGCTCCGCTGTCGCAGCGCACACTGTTCGACATCCTGATTTCGCAGCTTTCAAGTGTCGAGCGGCGCTACGGGCAAACGATCCCGCTCTACATCATGACGAGCCCCGCCACCGACGCGCTAACACGCGAATTTCTGGAGAAAAACAACTATTTTGGCAAGCCTCGCACCAGCGTGCGGATCTTTTGCCAAAACGTGATGTGGGCCCTCGACGAGCAGTGGAATCGGCTGCTGATGTCCAGCCCGAGTTCGCTCTTTCTCGGCCCCGATGGCCACGGCGGCATGCTGCGAGCCCTCGCCGAAAGTGGCTGTCTGGCCGATGCCGAGGCGCGCGGTATTACGCAAATTTTCTACGGCCAGATCGATAACCCGCTGCTGCAAGTTTGCAGCGAACTGCTGCTCGGCAGCCACGTCCTCGCGCAAAGTGAAATGACGACGCAGGTGGTCGAAAAACGTCATCCGCTCGAGCGTGTGGGGAATGTGGTCGAGGTCGATGGCAAAGTGCAAGTGATCGAGTATGTCGACTTACCCGAGTCGGCAGCGCGTGCCACGTCGGCCGATGGTCGCCTGAAATTATGGGCTGGCAATTTGGCCGTGCATGTCTTCGACACCGCCTTCCTGGCTCGAGCCAATCGCGATCAAACCTCACTACCGTTTCACTTTGCCCGCAAAAAAGTCCCGACCATCGACGACAGTGGCGCGGTGGTCGAACCGACCTCGATCAACGCCATTCGCTTCGAGCGATTTATTTTCGACCTGCTTCCCGCTGCCCGTAAAAGCCTGGTTGTAGAGGCTGATCCCGCCGAGGCATTTGCGCCGGTGAAGAACGCCGAGCACGAAAAAACCGACACCGCCGCCACGGCTCGCGCCGCCATGATCGCGCAAGCGCGACGCTGGCTCGAAGCTGCTGGGGCTCACGTCGCGCCGCAGGTGCGTGTGGAAATTCATCCCGCTTTTGCTGCGACGATCGACGAAGTCCGTGCGCGTGTGAAGCCGGGCACCGTTATCGATCGCGATACTTACTTTTCCCCGTCAGGAGCTCTCTGA
- a CDS encoding NAD-dependent epimerase/dehydratase family protein has translation MAKIIFGLGYLGLRIAEQWIRRSQPQEATSERIYAVTRSPEKGALLEQRGLCPVVGDIAAEKLPLDAGISTAVIAIGYDRGSSQPIGEVYARSAQNIVDSLSDSVERVIYISSTGVFGRASGEWVSEETPAEPLREGGKACLAAENILRQSRLSERVTILRLAGIYGPDRIPRRADLAAGRAIDAAPDGYLNLIHVDDAASIVLAVDDQKMGGELFLVSDGSPTLRRDYYAELARIVGGPPPQFATPAIGSPAAARAASDKRISNAKLMAQLKPVLAYPSYQEGLAAIVREEDSRNR, from the coding sequence ATGGCAAAAATTATTTTTGGCTTGGGCTACTTAGGGCTCCGAATTGCCGAGCAGTGGATTCGTCGCAGTCAGCCGCAGGAAGCGACTTCCGAGAGGATTTACGCCGTGACGCGCAGTCCCGAGAAGGGAGCGCTGCTGGAGCAGAGGGGGCTTTGTCCGGTCGTGGGGGACATTGCGGCCGAAAAGCTGCCGCTCGACGCTGGAATTAGCACAGCAGTGATTGCGATCGGCTATGACCGGGGAAGTTCGCAGCCGATCGGCGAGGTGTATGCCCGGAGTGCTCAAAACATAGTGGACAGTTTGTCCGATTCGGTGGAGCGTGTGATTTACATCAGCTCGACCGGCGTGTTTGGACGTGCCAGTGGCGAGTGGGTGAGCGAAGAAACGCCAGCCGAGCCGCTCCGTGAAGGGGGAAAGGCTTGCCTCGCGGCGGAGAATATTTTGCGGCAATCGCGGCTGAGCGAGCGGGTGACGATTTTGCGACTCGCGGGCATTTATGGCCCGGACCGCATTCCGCGTCGCGCCGATTTGGCAGCTGGCCGCGCGATCGACGCCGCACCCGATGGCTATCTGAATCTGATCCATGTCGACGACGCGGCGAGCATTGTGCTGGCAGTCGACGATCAAAAAATGGGGGGCGAGCTGTTCTTGGTTTCCGATGGGAGCCCGACCCTGCGCCGCGACTATTACGCCGAGTTGGCGCGGATTGTGGGAGGCCCGCCTCCGCAATTTGCGACACCTGCCATTGGCTCGCCAGCGGCAGCGAGGGCAGCCAGCGATAAGCGAATCAGCAACGCCAAACTCATGGCGCAGCTGAAGCCCGTGCTCGCTTACCCGAGTTACCAAGAGGGTCTCGCGGCGATTGTGCGCGAGGAAGATTCGCGAAATCGTTGA
- a CDS encoding trypsin-like peptidase domain-containing protein, which yields MLAALVLAGGNAATLQAEPITPGPVAATAEPAKSDEVKPEEKLDRGTPISAPAISETLLKVLSGGNPGGIADLRAMQEHIRKMTDKLMEVTVGVQVGAAQGSGVIISKDGYVLTAAHVAGQPNKECVFIMQDGRMLRGKTLGLDRGMDAGLMKITEGENFPYAEMGKSDDLKVGQWCLAMGHPGGYQPDRKPVLRIGRILFSEKSVITTDCTLVGGDSGGPLFDMTGKVIGINSRIAGPITANMHVPVGTFQETWDRMVKGEAWGHLPGNEPFVGVRGDAEAKDAKIAHVFPNSPAEKAGLKVGDIVLEMDGDTLTDFASLTARVRDRQPGDKMKLKVKRGEEMLSLSITIGKRGG from the coding sequence ATGCTTGCCGCCTTGGTGCTCGCTGGCGGTAATGCCGCTACGCTGCAGGCCGAGCCCATCACCCCCGGGCCAGTCGCCGCGACAGCCGAACCTGCCAAGAGCGACGAAGTCAAACCCGAAGAGAAACTCGATCGTGGCACGCCGATCTCGGCCCCGGCGATCAGCGAGACTTTGCTGAAAGTTCTTTCCGGCGGCAATCCTGGTGGTATCGCCGACCTGCGTGCCATGCAGGAACATATCCGCAAGATGACCGACAAGCTGATGGAAGTGACCGTCGGCGTTCAGGTCGGTGCTGCTCAAGGGAGTGGCGTCATCATTTCGAAAGATGGCTACGTTCTCACCGCCGCTCACGTTGCGGGTCAGCCGAACAAAGAATGTGTCTTCATCATGCAAGATGGTCGCATGCTGCGTGGCAAGACCTTGGGTCTTGATCGTGGCATGGACGCAGGTCTGATGAAGATCACCGAGGGAGAAAACTTTCCCTATGCCGAAATGGGAAAATCCGACGACCTGAAGGTTGGCCAGTGGTGCCTCGCCATGGGGCATCCGGGTGGCTATCAGCCCGATCGTAAACCGGTCCTTCGGATTGGCCGCATTCTGTTCAGCGAGAAGTCGGTCATCACCACCGATTGCACCTTGGTGGGTGGCGATTCGGGGGGACCACTCTTCGACATGACCGGCAAGGTGATCGGCATCAACAGCCGCATCGCTGGTCCGATCACTGCGAACATGCATGTTCCCGTCGGCACGTTCCAAGAGACCTGGGACCGGATGGTCAAGGGTGAAGCTTGGGGACACTTGCCCGGCAACGAACCGTTTGTTGGTGTCCGTGGCGATGCCGAAGCGAAAGATGCCAAAATTGCCCATGTGTTTCCCAACTCGCCCGCTGAAAAAGCGGGACTGAAGGTGGGTGATATCGTCCTGGAAATGGATGGCGATACCCTCACCGATTTTGCTTCGCTGACCGCTCGTGTGCGGGATCGTCAGCCCGGCGATAAAATGAAATTGAAAGTCAAGCGTGGTGAAGAGATGCTGTCGCTCTCCATCACGATTGGCAAACGCGGCGGATGA
- the tsaE gene encoding tRNA (adenosine(37)-N6)-threonylcarbamoyltransferase complex ATPase subunit type 1 TsaE has protein sequence MSKLIFHADDLEGTAALAHALAHALPAGSVVSLEGTLGAGKTQLVRLLVEALGGSADDVVSPTFVLQATYTAAKTVQHFDAYRLPTSDEFLAIGGEETLASPALSFVEWGERVSDVFPEDFYRLSIAVTGSNSREFTLESRAPEQLAVLEQLRDLLPQSQLIAT, from the coding sequence ATGAGTAAACTCATCTTCCATGCCGACGACTTAGAGGGAACCGCAGCGCTGGCTCACGCGCTGGCTCACGCACTTCCTGCGGGAAGCGTGGTCTCGCTCGAAGGGACACTCGGAGCTGGCAAAACGCAGCTGGTCCGCTTGCTCGTCGAAGCGCTTGGCGGGAGCGCCGACGATGTCGTCAGCCCCACGTTTGTGCTGCAAGCCACTTACACAGCAGCCAAAACCGTGCAGCATTTTGATGCCTATCGCTTGCCGACGTCGGACGAATTCCTGGCGATTGGTGGCGAGGAGACTTTGGCGAGCCCAGCGCTGTCGTTTGTCGAGTGGGGAGAGCGTGTTTCCGACGTTTTTCCTGAGGATTTCTACCGACTTTCCATTGCAGTGACAGGTTCCAACTCGCGCGAGTTCACGCTCGAAAGTCGCGCGCCCGAGCAACTCGCCGTGCTCGAGCAGCTGCGCGATTTGCTCCCCCAGAGTCAGCTGATCGCGACCTAA